DNA sequence from the Pectinophora gossypiella chromosome 12, ilPecGoss1.1, whole genome shotgun sequence genome:
gtgcacactgttatgagaggctttcttggccatgtaagtgctggcgtgcacactgttatgagaggctttcttggccacgtaagtgctggcgtgcacactgttatgagaggctttcttggccatgtaagtgctggcgtgcacaccgttgaagaggtcttccttgaccacctaagtgctggcgtgcacactgttataagaggctttcttggccacctaagtgctggcgtgcacaccgttgaagaggtcttccttgaccacctaagtgctggcgtgcacactgttataagaggctttcttggccacccaagtgctggcgggcacactgatgaatagggccttcttggccacccaagtgctggcaTGCACACTAATGAATAAGTCTTACTTAGCTACCTAAGTGCTGATAAGCACACCATTGAAAGGGTCATGTATAAAAGGGCAATTAACTGACATAAAGTAAAACCTGAGAGTAACTAATAAGATCACATACGCTGGTGTTCAGCCAGAGTCATTAAGAGAGATAAGCTTACATTCTGCAGGGTGATGTGTCACCAAGTAGGTGGTAGTTGTATCACCAATCAGtagttcatttatgtttcttaaacttACAGATGGAGAAGTAATCCGTATCCATGAGGTGAAAGGAAAGGTGCAAGGAAAGCCATATTGAGGATCTGATCACTGACATAGGAACCTATGAGTGAGTAAGAGTTACATCCTATCTACACATACTGACTGGTATTCGCGACGTCAGTCTAGTATGTGTGCATTCACATCCCTACAACAGATTCATAATTCTTTGAttatctatatacataattatagatataCACAAGTGTAAAAGAGTCGTCGCGACatggagatgctgggatattAATGTCAGTCAGATCTAAGAGTGGTAAATGTGGCTTTCCTTCTCCTTTATTTATTCTGatatgatgatgttttacaattCATATGTGATAGCATTATAATTGGCATTTGCTTGGTTATAGATAAGAATATCCATGTGTAAatgaggctgtaagctacctaaataaaatgagtagaaaataatatacatgaCAAGAGTTGTAAAGGCATATAAGACAAGTTTTATGATGAAAATgaataaatgttcaaaattggtCATCTGACAGTAATACTGTAAAAGGGCACTAGATGGCGGCACTGGTCTATATTCGTGGTTATTACAAACGAAAATGAAAAGAATACAAGAAACTTATTTTCCTGATGAGGTTAATATGAAAGAAACTGCTTTAAGTCGTAATCTACGATTATTTAAAGATGATGATGGTTTGTTAAGAAGCAAAGGAAGATTTGAAAATACTGAATGGTCGTTTGACATGAAATACCCAATTTTATTGCCCAAGAACTGTGACTTCACAAATAGTTTAATAAAGAGAATACATGAAGACAACTACCATGTTGGAGCCAATCATACACTGAGTTTAATTCGGAAGTTGTACTGGATACCACAGGGTAAAGCCCAAGTTCAAAAGATTATAAGACAGTGTTCGAGCTGTATCAAGCATGGAGGCGGTCCATTCAAATTTCCGCCTACTTTACTGGACTTGATTATTTAGGACCAATATTAGTAAAGACTGAAAATGGAGTTGCCAAGAGGTGGATTTGTTTATTCACTTGTTTAGCTGTAAGAGCTATACATCTAGAAATGGTACAAGATTTATCTGCTAAAGAAGGGCTACTTGCTCTAAGACGAATGATTTCTACGAGAGGGACTCCTGGTTTGATAATTTCAGACAATGCTTCACAATTCAAACTTATATCAGAGCTTCTAACCAATTCATACTGTAAAGAGAATAAAATTACATGGAAATTTATACCACAGTTATCACCATGGTTTGGTGGTTTTTATGAGAGACTAGTGAGTCTAGTAAAGCATTGTATGAAGAGAACATTGCATAAACATTTGTTAAATGACAGTGAAATCAATACAGTTATTAAAGAAATTGAAGCTATTTTAAATACAAGACCACTTACCTGTGTCGATTCAGAAATGGTGCATATACTGAAACCAGCTGATTTTTTGATGATGGGTAAATGTATCAGGACAGAgacaacaaataataaagaCATTCTTATTGAAGGCACAACAACGAAACAAGATTTGATTCAAGGCTGGAGAAGAGCTTTAGTAATTCTGGATGAGTTTAAAGACATGTTTATGAACCGATACCTTTCTAGTCTTCGTGAGAGATTTCAAAATTCATTAAAGGAGCCAAGAATTAAGTCTCAGTTAATACCTAAAGAAGGACAGGTAGTACAGATAAAAGGAGATACAAAAAATAGAGAAGATTGGAAAGTGGGTAGAATAGTCTCACTTACTACAAGCAAAGATGGATTTTGTAGAGTAGCTAATGTTAAAGTTGGAAACAAGATATATACGAGATCAATCACTCAGTTGTATCCGCTTGAAGTTGAGGATTTTGATAATGAGAATATTGAGAATAGTTCTGAAAATATTGGTCAAACTCTAAAGAGAACAAGAATAGTTGGTTCTGTGAATGATTCAAGGCCTATAGACATTCCTGAAGAGGTAAttactaatatacaaaataaagataatgatATAGAAATGGAAACTGTAAGAGACAGCACTAAACGAATTATAAATGGGGTTACTGAAGTTGTCAGTGAACCAGAAAATGATATTACTGAAGTTGTTAATGAATCAGAAAATGATGTTAATGAACAAGAGAATGATAATGAGTCTAGACCGGTGCGTGCCGCTGCCACGAGAGCCCTGGAAAAGATAAGGGAATGGACGGCCAACTTGGTCGCCCTACTATGACAAGTTCTTCGTTCGTCGGGAGTGTCGTGACGAAGGCTGGTCGAcgccgtcacgatgtcactaaaattCTTCGTTCGTCGGGAGTGTCGTGACGAAGGCTGGTTGACGCCGTCACGATGTCCCTCAAATTCTTCGTTCGTCGGGAGTGTCGTGACGATGAGTCACGATTCTAAATATGGAATGTCACAAGTAGCAACACCGAAACGGAAGCCCGCTAATTTTTCTATCAGTAAGTGAATCTTGTCTATGTCTTAAATCTTGTCGTGACAAGCTCGTTttctaagaaagtagttaaagtgagtttaacttttatatgagtgaaaaagtgcagaaagtcccgctgatgctgttaccaaagctacgtagtggtgatataactcccttttattattctgactataattttactaacgATGATGCCAAATTCTGTTTGATAACTTGTGTTTAAAATGGCCGGCCGGCAATGCGTCTTGTAAAGATAGATGAGTACTCTTTAGGGGGCATCAATAAGTAATGCCCACAATTGAAGACGTTGTCTGTATGCATAGCTTGCAATTGTAGAAGCCTTCCTTGGCTACCGTTGTCCAAATGAGTAGCGAAATCGAAGAAGTATTTCCTGGCCAGGTTGCATCTAAGAGTATGgtgcactgttatgagaggctttcttggccatgtaagtgctggcgtgcacactgttatgagaggctttcttggccacgtaagtgctggcgtgcacactgttatgagaggctttcttggccatgtaagtgctggcgtgcacactgttatgagaggctttcttggccacgtaagtgctggcgtgcacactgttatgagaggctttcttggccacgttagtgctggcgtgcacacttttatgagaggctttcttggccatgtaagtgctggcgtgcacactgttatgagaggctttcttggccacgttagtgctggcgtgcacactgttatgagaggctttcttggccacgttagtgctggcgtgcacactgttatgagaggctttcttggccacgtaagtgctggcgtgcacactgttatgagaggctttcttggccacgttagtgctggcgtgcacactgttatgagaggctttcttggccacgtaagtgctggcgtgcacactgttatgagaggctttcttggccatgtaagtgctggcgtgcacactgttatgagaggctttcttggccacgtaagtgctggcgtgcacactgttatgagaggctttcttggccatgtaagtgctggcgtgcacaccgttgaagaggtcttccttgaccacctaagtgctggcgtgcacactgttataagaggctttcttggccacctaagtgctggcgtgcacaccgttgaagaggtcttccttgaccacctaagtgctggcgtgcacactgttataagaggctttcttggccacccaagtgctggcgggcacactgatgaatagggccttcttggccacccaagtgctggcaTGCACACTAATGAATAAGTCTTACTTAGCTACCTAAGTGCTGATAAGCACACCATTGAAAGGGTCATGTATAAAAGGGCAATTAACTGACATAAAGTAAAACCTGAGAGTAACTAATAAGATCACATACGCTGGTGTTCAGCCAGAGTCATTAAGAGAGATAAGCTTACATTCTGCAGGGTGATGTGTCACCAAGTAGGTGGTAGTTGTATCACCAATCAGtagttcatttatgtttcttaaacttACAGATGGAGAAGTAATCCGTATCCATGAGGTGAAAGGAAAGGTGCAAGGAAAGCCATATTGAGGATCTGATCACTGACATAGGAACCTATGAGTGAGTAAGAGTTACATCCTATCTACACATACTGACTGGTATTCGCGACGTCAGTCTAGTATGTGTGCATTCACATCCCTACAACAGATTCATAATTCTTTGAttatctatatacataattatagatataCACAAGTGTAAAAGAGTCGTCGCGACACTAGGCAACcatcaatttaatttaaacttaattACTATAACTTTCAAACGTATTACCCCTGAAAGTTTGATCCCTAACTACGACTCAATTTGTGTCTA
Encoded proteins:
- the LOC126371090 gene encoding uncharacterized protein LOC126371090 isoform X1, which gives rise to MVQDLSAKEGLLALRRMISTRGTPGLIISDNASQFKLISELLTNSYCKENKITWKFIPQLSPWFGGFYERLVSLVKHCMKRTLHKHLLNDSEINTVIKEIEAILNTRPLTCVDSEMVHILKPADFLMMGKCIRTETTNNKDILIEGTTTKQDLIQGWRRALVILDEFKDMFMNRYLSSLRERFQNSLKEPRIKSQLIPKEGQVVQIKGDTKNREDWKVGRIVSLTTSKDGFCRVANVKVGNKIYTRSITQLYPLEVEDFDNENIENSSENIGQTLKRTRIVGSVNDSRPIDIPEEVITNIQNKDNDIEMETVRDSTKRIINGVTEVVSEPENDITEVVNESENDVNEQENDNESRPVRAAATRALEKIREWTANLVALL
- the LOC126371090 gene encoding uncharacterized protein LOC126371090 isoform X3, translating into MRGFLGHVSAGVHTVMRGFLGHVSAGVHTVMRGFLGHVSAGVHTVMRGFLGHVSAGVHTVMRGFLGHVSAGVHTVMRGFLGHVSAGVHTVMRGFLGHVSAGVHTVMRGFLGHVSAGVHTVMRGFLGHVSAGVHTVMRGFLGHVSAGVHTVMRGFLGHVSAGVHTVMRGFLGHVSAGVHTVMRGFLGHVSAGVHTVEEVFLDHLSAGVHTVIRGFLGHLSAGVHTVEEVFLDHLSAGVHTVIRGFLGHPSAGGHTDE